One segment of Bradyrhizobium sp. WD16 DNA contains the following:
- a CDS encoding B12-binding domain-containing radical SAM protein, which translates to MAATRCNVLLVYPRFDLASFWSLTTTCEIAGKRRMEPPLGLITVAAMLPKEWSVRLIDRNAEDVTETDLAWADMVMTGGMIPQRADTLRLIELGQAHGKPVVVGGPDVTSSPQVYRIADFRMPGEVEATIDAFIEAWESGARQGLFEAEKFTVDVTRSPTPRFDLLKFEHYLALSVQFSRGCPFTCEFCDIIELYGRVPRAKATDQLLGELEILYQLGYRGHVDFVDDNLIGNKKAVKQFLPHLCAWQQARGFPFTFSTQASINLADDEVLLHLLRDANFGAVFIGIESPNQEALLSTRKKQNARRNLTDCVHRIYRAGMFVTAGFVVGFDSETDGMAEEMVACIEAAALPICMVGLLTALPQTQLSRRLEREGRLNPEIDFGFVSGADGGDQCTEGLNFSTARARRDVLADYRSVLERINRPEAFFARIRTVARLLAPARVEASVPWRVILNDAATVGRLLWFLSVRRPKLLAGFVATIAECAVRNPRALKQVVSLFLLYLHVGPFSEEVIASLVRQIRSIDTGMVLPEAPAMIGRAAV; encoded by the coding sequence ATGGCCGCGACGCGATGCAATGTCCTTCTCGTCTATCCGCGCTTCGACCTGGCGTCGTTCTGGAGCCTGACGACGACCTGCGAGATCGCCGGCAAGCGCCGCATGGAGCCGCCGCTCGGCCTGATCACCGTCGCGGCGATGCTGCCAAAGGAATGGTCGGTCCGCCTCATCGATCGCAATGCCGAGGACGTCACCGAAACCGACCTCGCATGGGCCGATATGGTGATGACCGGCGGGATGATCCCGCAGCGGGCAGATACGCTGCGCCTGATCGAGCTCGGTCAGGCGCACGGCAAGCCCGTGGTGGTCGGCGGGCCCGACGTCACGTCGAGCCCGCAGGTCTACCGGATTGCGGATTTCCGCATGCCGGGCGAGGTCGAGGCGACGATCGATGCTTTCATCGAGGCCTGGGAGTCCGGAGCGCGGCAGGGATTGTTCGAGGCGGAGAAATTCACGGTCGACGTGACCAGGAGCCCGACGCCGCGTTTCGATCTGCTGAAATTCGAGCATTATCTTGCGCTTTCCGTCCAGTTCTCGCGAGGCTGTCCGTTCACTTGCGAGTTCTGCGACATCATCGAGCTCTACGGTCGGGTGCCGCGCGCCAAGGCGACGGACCAGCTGCTGGGCGAGCTCGAGATCCTCTACCAGCTCGGGTATCGTGGTCATGTCGATTTCGTCGACGACAACCTCATCGGCAACAAGAAGGCGGTGAAGCAGTTCCTGCCGCATCTGTGCGCCTGGCAGCAGGCACGCGGATTTCCGTTCACTTTCAGTACCCAGGCATCGATCAACCTCGCCGACGACGAGGTACTGCTGCATTTGCTGCGCGACGCCAATTTCGGTGCGGTCTTCATCGGCATCGAAAGTCCGAACCAGGAGGCGCTGCTCTCGACCCGGAAGAAGCAGAATGCGCGGCGCAATCTCACCGATTGCGTCCACAGGATCTATCGCGCCGGGATGTTCGTGACCGCTGGCTTCGTGGTCGGCTTCGACAGCGAGACCGACGGTATGGCCGAAGAAATGGTCGCCTGCATCGAGGCCGCAGCGCTGCCGATCTGCATGGTCGGGCTTTTGACCGCGCTGCCACAGACCCAGCTGTCGCGGCGGCTCGAACGGGAAGGGCGGCTCAATCCGGAGATCGATTTCGGCTTCGTCAGCGGCGCCGATGGCGGCGACCAATGCACCGAAGGCCTCAACTTCAGCACGGCCCGTGCCCGGCGCGATGTCCTGGCCGATTACAGGTCCGTGCTGGAGCGGATCAACCGGCCGGAGGCGTTCTTCGCCCGGATCCGGACCGTCGCCCGGCTGCTGGCGCCGGCCCGCGTCGAGGCCAGCGTGCCGTGGCGCGTGATCCTGAACGACGCGGCGACGGTCGGCCGCCTGTTGTGGTTCCTGAGCGTGCGGCGGCCCAAGCTGCTGGCCGGATTCGTCGCCACCATCGCCGAATGCGCGGTCCGCAATCCCAGGGCGCTCAAGCAGGTGGTGTCATTGTTTCTGCTCTACCTCCATGTTGGACCATTCTCGGAGGAGGTGATCGCGAGCCTTGTTCGGCAGATAAGGTCGATCGACACCGGCATGGTCTTGCCCGAGGCGCCGGCGATGATCGGGCGGGCGGCCGTTTGA
- a CDS encoding radical SAM protein: MAKTSSLGIATAARYARRMLPHPWIATKLIQMEADKRIFSKFRVGRAAGEAGKIRQASFRLTDRCNLRCHTCGQWGDNGYLINSSLRHLKEREIPSRRYLELLQDMVDHGHGPLVYFWGGEPMLYDGILDLIDGASELGLPVSIATNGTRVAASAERLVKAPLFLLQVSVDGHTADLHNGLRPAAGGGGDNFRELCRGLDAVNEARVSHGRGLPFIAALTVISAANCKHLVDIYETFRDKVDLFVFYLSWWIDSDNAQAHEQDFFRRFGFYPTRHRGWVGSWKPSDTQALDDQLQAVMERSARWSSPAVALIPPIAGSDKLTAYYTDHQERFGYDECAAIFQAVEINSNGDVSPCRDYHDYVVGNIKTSTITELWNSEPYMKFRASVGRDGLMPVCARCCGLMGY, from the coding sequence ATGGCAAAGACGAGCAGCCTGGGGATCGCGACGGCGGCGCGCTACGCGCGACGCATGCTTCCGCATCCGTGGATCGCGACCAAGCTGATCCAAATGGAGGCGGACAAGCGGATATTCAGCAAATTCAGGGTCGGCCGTGCCGCCGGCGAAGCGGGAAAGATCCGCCAGGCGAGCTTTCGCCTGACCGACCGCTGCAATCTGCGCTGCCACACCTGCGGGCAGTGGGGCGACAACGGCTACCTCATCAACTCCAGCCTCAGGCATCTGAAGGAGAGGGAAATCCCGTCGCGCCGCTATCTCGAACTACTGCAGGACATGGTCGACCACGGTCACGGGCCGCTGGTCTATTTCTGGGGCGGCGAGCCGATGCTGTATGACGGCATCCTCGATCTGATCGACGGCGCCTCCGAACTCGGCCTGCCGGTGAGCATCGCGACCAACGGCACGCGGGTGGCGGCATCGGCGGAGCGGCTCGTCAAGGCGCCGCTGTTCCTGCTGCAGGTCTCCGTGGACGGCCATACCGCCGATCTCCACAACGGATTGCGGCCGGCGGCCGGCGGCGGCGGCGACAATTTCCGCGAACTGTGCCGCGGTCTCGATGCCGTCAACGAGGCGAGGGTCAGTCATGGCCGCGGCCTGCCGTTCATCGCGGCGCTGACGGTCATCTCGGCGGCCAACTGCAAGCATCTCGTCGACATCTACGAGACCTTCCGGGACAAGGTCGATCTGTTCGTCTTCTATCTGTCGTGGTGGATCGACAGCGACAACGCGCAGGCGCATGAGCAGGACTTCTTCCGCCGGTTCGGGTTCTATCCGACGCGCCATCGCGGCTGGGTCGGGAGCTGGAAGCCGAGCGATACGCAGGCGCTGGATGATCAGCTGCAGGCGGTGATGGAACGATCGGCGAGGTGGTCGTCGCCGGCGGTCGCATTGATTCCGCCGATTGCCGGATCCGACAAGCTGACGGCCTATTACACCGATCACCAGGAGCGTTTCGGCTATGACGAATGCGCGGCGATCTTTCAGGCGGTCGAGATCAACAGCAATGGCGATGTGTCGCCGTGCCGCGATTACCACGACTACGTGGTCGGCAACATCAAGACGTCGACGATCACCGAATTGTGGAATTCGGAGCCTTATATGAAATTCCGGGCCAGCGTCGGTCGCGACGGCCTGATGCCGGTCTGCGCCCGCTGTTGCGGTCTGATGGGGTATTGA
- a CDS encoding aminotransferase class I/II-fold pyridoxal phosphate-dependent enzyme has translation MQQENRQFMQDNANGILSRADRLGSSLERLAEARTNPLSIVVDDVVDAATAVIDGRPTLMFGTNSYLGLNFHPACIGAAIEATRHFGTGSTASRVAAGNHRLHVMLERDIATLYGRSDAVVFSTGFMANLGVISALVRKGDLIFADAHCHASIFDACRLSGAQVETFAHNDSADLERRFAASKVPGPQTLVVCEGLYSVRGDLGELKGLTAVARRHGAVVVVDEAHSLGIYGRHGRGIAEHLGVEADVDLIVGTFSKSIGGIGGYAVSGASELRALRFMSRPYLYTASLPPPIIAAAREAIRLIGSEPRLRENLWRNAAALHGGLATIGVKPCADPGPVGSIRMPGLAMGYQFWKELLDRGIYVNLLVPPATPDGEVVLRFSVSAAHTAEQIRTAIDAVAEVAGLLKLA, from the coding sequence ATGCAGCAGGAAAACCGGCAGTTCATGCAGGACAATGCAAATGGGATACTGTCGCGCGCCGATCGCCTCGGCAGCTCCCTGGAACGGCTGGCCGAAGCACGCACCAATCCGCTGAGCATCGTCGTCGACGATGTCGTCGACGCCGCGACGGCCGTGATCGACGGCCGGCCGACGCTGATGTTCGGCACCAACAGCTACCTCGGACTGAACTTCCATCCCGCGTGTATCGGCGCCGCGATCGAGGCCACGCGGCATTTCGGCACGGGGTCGACGGCATCGCGGGTCGCCGCGGGAAATCACCGCCTGCACGTGATGCTCGAGCGCGACATCGCCACCCTTTACGGACGCAGCGATGCGGTCGTCTTCAGCACAGGATTCATGGCCAATCTGGGGGTGATCTCGGCGCTGGTGCGCAAGGGCGACCTGATCTTCGCCGATGCCCATTGTCATGCCAGTATCTTCGACGCCTGTCGCCTGAGCGGCGCCCAGGTCGAAACCTTTGCTCACAACGACAGCGCCGATCTCGAACGCCGCTTCGCCGCCAGCAAGGTCCCCGGGCCGCAGACACTGGTCGTCTGCGAGGGGCTCTACAGTGTCCGGGGCGACCTCGGCGAACTCAAAGGCCTGACTGCCGTCGCGCGTCGCCATGGCGCCGTCGTCGTGGTCGACGAAGCCCATTCCCTCGGCATCTATGGCCGCCATGGACGGGGCATCGCGGAACATCTTGGCGTCGAGGCCGATGTCGACCTGATCGTCGGCACGTTCAGCAAGAGCATCGGCGGCATCGGCGGCTACGCCGTCAGCGGCGCGAGCGAGCTGCGCGCGCTGCGCTTCATGAGCAGACCGTATTTATATACCGCGTCGCTGCCGCCGCCGATCATTGCGGCCGCACGGGAGGCGATCCGCCTGATCGGCAGCGAGCCCCGATTGCGGGAGAACCTCTGGCGCAATGCGGCGGCGCTGCATGGCGGCCTCGCCACCATTGGCGTCAAACCCTGCGCGGATCCGGGACCGGTCGGAAGCATCCGGATGCCGGGGCTGGCAATGGGATATCAATTCTGGAAGGAACTGCTGGACCGCGGCATCTACGTCAATCTCCTGGTGCCGCCCGCGACGCCGGACGGCGAAGTGGTGCTGCGATTCAGCGTCTCGGCGGCCCATACGGCCGAGCAGATCAGAACGGCGATCGACGCAGTGGCCGAGGTTGCGGGGCTGCTGAAGCTGGCGTGA
- a CDS encoding LptF/LptG family permease, with amino-acid sequence MVVAGGAHFVVGVIDRYLTQQILLASVVVVAVFSGPVILVSLISHLGEEALYTNLAWPALASIGPMILYHVLPALIAIAIVWSYGRFASEGVLLTIYSSGRSTFAARRPGLVVAAAAVVLGYVLTCLVIPLTAGHLHDVLYSLRHGINPALLKVGAFNQFNHGRQVVFFKNYINSNEVADVFIRERAADDGERVFQARYAVFEKQGDDSGVVLLDGTVQSYQGGQTQARVVAYDRMFVPLNEYGGRGLKRDYTIIDELPTPRFLEQRSNAFAAPGEAREWTHEAINRFAIPLLALLHTWLGLELLPVWRNLAGRRGHRAPLVCALIVVLHFAIVFSIEQTLSDLRMVFAIATLIGAELVAAGAMALARIGAFDRRVATATAQVPGAPDAPLLLGWLGAPVTDAAATGNGDSEIAAGRALRRLHKSIAWSRHTG; translated from the coding sequence ATGGTCGTGGCCGGGGGGGCACATTTCGTGGTTGGCGTCATCGACAGGTATCTGACACAACAGATTCTGCTCGCCTCCGTGGTGGTCGTCGCGGTTTTCTCCGGTCCTGTGATCCTGGTCTCGCTGATCAGTCATCTGGGAGAAGAGGCGCTCTACACCAATCTGGCGTGGCCGGCGCTCGCCAGCATTGGACCGATGATCCTCTACCACGTCCTGCCGGCCCTGATCGCCATCGCGATCGTCTGGTCCTACGGGCGTTTTGCCAGTGAAGGCGTGCTGCTGACGATCTATTCGAGCGGCCGCTCAACGTTTGCGGCGCGGCGGCCCGGTCTCGTCGTCGCGGCGGCCGCAGTGGTACTGGGTTACGTGCTGACTTGCTTGGTCATTCCGTTGACGGCGGGACACCTCCACGACGTCCTGTATTCGTTGCGACACGGCATCAATCCTGCATTGCTGAAGGTCGGCGCTTTCAATCAATTCAATCATGGGCGCCAGGTCGTCTTCTTCAAGAACTACATCAACAGCAACGAGGTGGCCGACGTCTTCATTCGCGAACGCGCCGCCGACGATGGAGAGCGGGTATTCCAGGCGCGTTACGCCGTGTTCGAAAAGCAGGGCGACGACAGCGGCGTCGTGCTGCTCGACGGCACCGTCCAGAGCTACCAGGGCGGCCAGACGCAGGCCCGGGTTGTCGCCTATGACCGCATGTTCGTTCCGTTGAACGAATATGGCGGCCGAGGGCTGAAACGCGACTACACGATCATCGACGAACTGCCGACGCCGCGCTTCCTCGAGCAACGCTCGAATGCCTTCGCCGCCCCCGGAGAGGCGCGGGAATGGACGCACGAGGCTATCAACCGGTTCGCGATCCCACTCCTGGCTCTTCTACACACCTGGCTCGGGCTCGAACTGTTGCCGGTCTGGCGCAATCTTGCCGGCCGCCGCGGACATCGCGCGCCGCTGGTTTGTGCCCTGATCGTGGTGCTGCACTTCGCCATCGTCTTCTCGATCGAGCAGACGCTCTCGGATCTGCGAATGGTCTTCGCGATCGCGACCCTCATCGGTGCCGAGCTGGTGGCCGCTGGCGCAATGGCGCTGGCGCGCATCGGTGCCTTTGACCGCCGGGTCGCCACCGCAACCGCGCAGGTGCCGGGAGCGCCGGACGCCCCGCTACTGCTCGGATGGCTGGGCGCGCCGGTGACGGATGCCGCGGCGACCGGCAACGGCGACAGCGAGATAGCGGCGGGTCGAGCGTTGCGCCGTTTGCACAAATCAATCGCCTGGTCGCGTCATACCGGGTAA
- a CDS encoding glycosyltransferase, with product MRGPINLGIFVDDLGIGGTQNWLTLLVPALAARGFAVRIYSMRAISHPEILDRLVPHARIEIIGESRLWAGTGLFRLANELRSWPAHVVQTALPTSDMIGRSLARLCGVPAIFSTIRGRNVDKPNWQKWLDRRTAHLARAIVFNDREAVPFAIRHEGVRANQVVYIPNGVAITTAHRPAGEVRAELRTPPDATVIATVARLHPSKGQHHLLQAFRRVRERIPEAVLWLVGDGECRPALERDTRRLDIADAVRFAGMRRDVRDILDAIDLFALPSLWEGMPNALMEAMAAGQPVVASDIDAIRELVIDGETGWMVKPGDADDLAQTLISSLSDRRRAADIGLAGMCHIRQHFSLDGMADAYAALYRAGLEQQPQRLEAPVR from the coding sequence ATGCGGGGGCCGATCAATCTCGGAATATTCGTCGACGATCTGGGGATCGGCGGGACGCAGAATTGGCTCACGCTGCTGGTGCCGGCGCTCGCCGCGCGCGGCTTTGCGGTACGCATCTACAGCATGCGGGCGATCAGCCACCCGGAAATCCTCGATCGTCTTGTGCCCCATGCCCGGATCGAGATCATCGGCGAGAGCCGGCTGTGGGCGGGAACGGGACTTTTTCGCCTGGCGAACGAGCTCAGGAGCTGGCCGGCCCACGTCGTCCAGACGGCGCTTCCGACCTCCGACATGATCGGCCGATCGCTGGCGCGGCTGTGCGGCGTGCCGGCGATCTTCTCCACGATCCGGGGCCGGAACGTCGACAAGCCGAACTGGCAGAAATGGCTTGACCGCCGCACCGCCCATCTGGCTCGCGCGATTGTCTTCAACGACCGCGAGGCCGTGCCGTTTGCGATCCGTCACGAGGGCGTCCGGGCCAACCAGGTCGTCTACATTCCCAACGGCGTCGCGATCACGACGGCGCACCGACCGGCCGGCGAGGTTCGGGCCGAACTGCGGACCCCGCCCGACGCCACGGTGATCGCAACCGTCGCCCGCCTGCATCCCTCCAAGGGGCAGCACCATCTTCTCCAGGCATTTCGGCGGGTGCGAGAGCGCATCCCCGAGGCGGTCCTGTGGCTGGTCGGCGACGGCGAATGCCGCCCCGCACTGGAGCGAGACACCCGCCGGCTCGACATCGCCGATGCGGTCCGGTTCGCGGGCATGCGGCGCGACGTGCGCGATATCCTTGATGCCATTGATCTCTTCGCCCTGCCCTCGCTGTGGGAAGGCATGCCCAATGCGCTGATGGAAGCCATGGCCGCCGGCCAGCCGGTGGTCGCCTCGGACATTGACGCAATCCGCGAGCTCGTGATCGATGGCGAGACGGGCTGGATGGTCAAGCCCGGCGACGCCGACGACCTGGCCCAGACGCTGATCTCGAGCCTGTCCGATCGTCGCCGGGCGGCCGATATCGGCCTGGCAGGAATGTGCCACATCCGACAGCACTTTTCCCTGGACGGCATGGCGGATGCCTACGCGGCGCTCTACCGCGCGGGGTTGGAACAGCAGCCGCAGCGCCTGGAGGCGCCAGTTCGATGA
- a CDS encoding glycosyltransferase, whose translation MKIVHILDNLDRGGAQTMLRSVVAGLTKRGHGQHIICLNEVFNEEVVAAMRAAGASVEIIGRPRLYGLVGLWSIVSELRRRQPDLVHTELPWGDLIGRTAARAAGIAPIVSTVTARYADKPRLQLWFDRKTASWADRVAFQSAEIVPFSLAHEGVRPDQVQVIPNGVDADDRDRSAAAAALRREFGGGAATILGMVARLHPQKAHPDLLDAFARLNSSPADVRLWLIGDGPDRSRLAAQAAALGIDDRVVFAGDRGDVRDWIAAMDIFVHPTYFEGLPLAVLEAMIMGKPVITSPIDGLRSLITSGVHGWLVPPSDADALADIIDDAIAHPEERARIAAAGAARARSQFGSDRVVDAYEALFNSVLAARSAALSASVPQ comes from the coding sequence ATGAAGATCGTCCACATCCTCGACAACCTCGATCGCGGCGGGGCGCAGACCATGCTCCGCAGCGTGGTCGCAGGCCTGACGAAGCGCGGGCACGGCCAGCACATCATCTGCCTCAACGAGGTCTTCAACGAGGAGGTCGTCGCCGCGATGCGCGCAGCCGGAGCGAGCGTCGAGATCATTGGACGACCGCGTCTCTATGGTCTGGTCGGCCTTTGGTCCATCGTCAGCGAATTGCGGCGGCGTCAGCCGGATCTCGTCCATACCGAACTGCCGTGGGGCGACCTGATCGGACGCACCGCCGCCCGTGCCGCCGGCATCGCGCCGATCGTCTCCACGGTCACGGCGCGCTACGCCGACAAGCCGCGCCTGCAATTGTGGTTCGACCGCAAAACCGCGTCCTGGGCCGACCGCGTCGCGTTCCAGAGCGCCGAGATCGTGCCCTTCTCGCTCGCCCATGAAGGCGTTCGGCCCGATCAGGTCCAGGTCATTCCGAACGGCGTCGATGCCGACGATCGCGACCGTTCCGCGGCGGCCGCCGCGTTGCGCCGGGAATTCGGCGGTGGCGCTGCGACCATCCTCGGGATGGTCGCGCGGCTGCATCCCCAGAAGGCGCACCCCGATCTGCTCGATGCCTTCGCCAGATTGAACAGCTCGCCCGCCGATGTCCGGCTGTGGCTGATCGGCGACGGACCGGATCGTTCGCGGCTGGCAGCGCAGGCGGCTGCGCTCGGGATCGATGATCGCGTGGTCTTCGCCGGCGACCGTGGCGACGTTCGCGACTGGATCGCGGCGATGGATATCTTCGTCCATCCGACCTATTTCGAAGGGCTGCCGCTTGCGGTTCTCGAAGCGATGATCATGGGCAAGCCGGTGATCACCTCGCCGATCGACGGCCTCCGCAGCCTGATCACCTCGGGCGTCCACGGCTGGCTGGTCCCGCCCAGCGATGCCGACGCCCTCGCCGACATCATCGACGATGCGATCGCGCACCCCGAAGAGCGGGCGCGGATCGCCGCGGCCGGCGCCGCGCGGGCCCGGTCGCAATTCGGCTCCGATCGCGTCGTCGATGCCTATGAGGCGCTGTTCAACTCGGTGCTCGCGGCAAGGTCAGCAGCGCTCTCCGCCAGCGTCCCGCAATGA
- a CDS encoding glycosyltransferase family protein codes for MARILYGVHGTGRGHAIRALTVAQHYSRHDFLFVCHGEAARLLSRDFRVHECPNPVTPVGSHRVDAAAAMLRTATTLSRSGRWSRELRRAIEAFGPDCAITDYEFFVPRVSRSLGLPCLSLDNQHVMTLGRIDCPVRQAPSWLATALSVQLLFSSADQYLISNFFEVAPRNASQSIRQVPPLLRGDVVARQARKGDHVVAYQGYPTFTAFTGHLSKLDRPVHVYGLGDGRGEGRLSFRSFDAQAFLDDLASCAYVVCGGGHTLISEALYLGKPVLSIPVRGAFEQFLNAHYLERLGYGMRSDLATFSPQVLRDFEARLDTCRSRIAGATFCGNDMAFAAIDDFIAGRWRRALLTLPRAPS; via the coding sequence ATGGCCCGTATTCTCTATGGCGTCCATGGGACGGGCCGGGGCCATGCCATCCGCGCCCTCACCGTGGCGCAGCACTATAGCAGGCACGACTTCCTGTTCGTCTGCCACGGCGAGGCGGCGCGGCTGTTGTCCCGGGACTTCAGGGTCCATGAGTGCCCCAATCCGGTGACGCCGGTGGGATCGCATCGGGTCGATGCCGCCGCCGCCATGCTGCGCACAGCCACGACGTTGAGCAGGAGCGGGCGCTGGAGCCGCGAACTCAGGCGGGCCATCGAGGCGTTCGGCCCGGATTGCGCCATCACCGACTATGAGTTTTTCGTGCCGCGCGTGTCGCGCAGTCTTGGGCTTCCGTGCCTTTCGCTCGACAATCAGCACGTCATGACCCTCGGCCGGATCGATTGCCCGGTCCGACAGGCGCCGAGCTGGCTGGCGACGGCGCTCTCCGTGCAGCTTCTCTTCAGTTCGGCGGATCAATATCTGATCAGCAATTTCTTCGAGGTCGCGCCCCGCAACGCCAGTCAGTCCATCCGCCAGGTGCCGCCGCTGCTGCGCGGCGACGTCGTCGCCCGCCAAGCGAGGAAAGGCGACCATGTCGTCGCTTATCAGGGCTATCCGACCTTCACCGCCTTTACCGGGCATCTGTCGAAGCTCGACCGTCCGGTCCATGTCTATGGCCTTGGCGATGGCCGCGGCGAGGGGCGCCTTTCCTTCCGGTCCTTCGACGCGCAGGCGTTTCTCGATGACCTCGCATCCTGCGCCTATGTTGTCTGCGGCGGCGGCCATACGCTGATCTCCGAGGCGCTGTATCTCGGCAAGCCGGTGCTGTCGATCCCGGTCCGGGGCGCCTTCGAGCAGTTCCTCAATGCGCATTATCTGGAACGGCTGGGTTATGGCATGCGATCCGATCTTGCGACGTTTTCGCCGCAGGTCCTGCGCGATTTCGAGGCGCGGCTCGATACCTGTCGCAGCCGGATCGCCGGCGCGACCTTCTGCGGCAACGACATGGCTTTCGCCGCGATCGATGACTTCATTGCGGGACGCTGGCGGAGAGCGCTGCTGACCTTGCCGCGAGCACCGAGTTGA
- a CDS encoding UDP-glucuronic acid decarboxylase family protein: MLRTASRPINESILITGGAGFIGSHLCDRLVAEGLEVVCVDNFFTGTRRNIEHLLDSRNFELIRHDVTLPLYVEVDSIYNLACPASPIHYQHDPVQTTKTSVHGAINMLGLAKRLKARILQASTSEVYGDPTEHPQTEAYWGNVNPIGVRSCYDEGKRCAETLFFDYWRQHRLQIKVARIFNTYGPRMHPHDGRVVSNFIVQALLGKDITIYGDGSQTRSFCYVDDLVEGLIRLAATPDEVTGPINLGNPEEIPILKLATTIVELCNSRSAIARRERPSDDPYRRRPDVSRAEAILSWKPTTGLADGLTKTIAYFDGLLSDDTVRRTLQGNRD; encoded by the coding sequence GTGCTGCGAACTGCATCCAGGCCGATCAATGAAAGTATTCTGATCACCGGCGGCGCCGGCTTCATCGGCTCGCATCTTTGCGACCGCCTGGTCGCGGAGGGCCTTGAGGTCGTCTGCGTCGACAATTTCTTCACCGGGACGCGGCGCAACATCGAACACCTGCTCGACAGCAGGAATTTTGAACTGATCCGCCATGACGTGACCCTTCCGCTCTATGTCGAGGTCGACAGCATCTATAATCTCGCCTGCCCGGCTTCGCCGATCCACTATCAGCACGACCCGGTACAGACGACCAAGACGAGCGTGCACGGCGCGATCAACATGCTCGGCCTCGCCAAACGGCTGAAGGCGCGGATCCTTCAGGCGTCGACGTCGGAAGTCTATGGCGATCCGACCGAGCACCCGCAGACGGAAGCCTATTGGGGCAACGTCAATCCCATCGGCGTGCGATCGTGCTATGATGAAGGCAAGCGCTGCGCCGAGACGCTGTTCTTTGACTACTGGCGGCAGCACCGGCTGCAGATCAAGGTAGCGCGGATCTTCAATACCTACGGGCCGCGCATGCATCCGCATGACGGCCGCGTCGTCTCTAATTTCATCGTCCAGGCCCTGCTCGGCAAGGACATCACCATCTATGGCGACGGGTCGCAGACGCGATCCTTCTGCTATGTCGACGATCTCGTCGAGGGCCTGATCCGGCTCGCGGCGACGCCCGACGAGGTGACGGGACCGATCAATCTCGGCAATCCCGAGGAAATCCCGATCCTGAAGCTCGCCACGACCATCGTCGAACTGTGCAACTCCCGCTCCGCCATCGCCCGCCGTGAGCGGCCGTCCGACGATCCCTACCGACGACGGCCGGACGTCTCGCGCGCGGAAGCGATCCTGTCGTGGAAACCGACCACCGGGCTCGCTGACGGCCTGACCAAGACGATCGCCTATTTCGACGGTCTCTTGTCCGACGATACCGTCCGCAGGACGCTGCAGGGCAATCGCGACTGA